A segment of the Lycium ferocissimum isolate CSIRO_LF1 chromosome 5, AGI_CSIRO_Lferr_CH_V1, whole genome shotgun sequence genome:
GAATGATGCAGTAAGACTCATATACTGTGGCATCTGAACAGAGATCAAAACTCTGCCCCAAAAGAAATTGCAAAGTGCTGAAATTTGCTGCAATAAAAACTTACCAAAATCAGCTAAAAGGAGTCTAGTGAAGTTATGCCCATAATATTAAGATGCGACTCGTGAGGACAATTGGTGAGTAAAGATCTTCACTTCTTTGCTCACTTCAAAGCAGAGGTTAAATGACATTGAAATGTAGTTACACAATTATTGGTTAACTGATACCGCATGGCAGGCTATCTTGTGTTGTACAAAAGCTTCCATGATGATTGTACCAATAACGAGCACAGTAATCGCTAATAACCATACAAAGACACTAAAAAGTCCTCAAGATCTTTAGTACATCCATATAACTATTCCATTAGCATGTAGTTTAAAAACCAAGAAATAACACATGAAAACGTGTtttcttttcatccaaacaaTTATGCAACCCAAAAAGTGAATCAATAAAAGCGTAGAGCCAATGCAAGGCTCACATTCTTCTTGACCCTTTCGACTCTTGAGATTTAGGATCATGGAAACCTCTtcagaaaaaatttaagaaacaaaATTAGAGCATTTCTCTTATAATATGGAACAAAACACGTCTTTGAAATGCAAAATTTAGAATTCAAAAAACAAGGCACTTCCATTCAAATGTTTCCAGAAACTCAAATCAAAATATTCTAAATTCTCATAAAATTCTAAACAGGTAGACTAATTTAGATGATCCCGATTTTGTTGGCAACATCCAAAGCATCATAGTCTGGAGTCAACCTAACATATGCCTTCTTAGTACCATCAGGCCTGCAAAGGGAACATAAGAAAGCAGCTTAGAAAGGAATAACAATGGCAATATGCCGAACAACAGAAAATACAATTGAAGGAAATATAATAGTCCTCGAGCAGGTTGACATTCTGCTATCAATTGGCATGATGGTCAATGACAACCAATTTTCATATCAAAGTATCACAtatatgataacaacaacaacccagtgaatcccacaacgtggggtctggggagggtagagtgtacgcagaccttactcctacctaTATATGATAAACCTTTGAAATTTATCATTTAAGACTGTTATGGAGCAAAGAGCAGTACAACAGAAAACATACCTGATCAAAGTGTTGATTTTCTTTGTCTGAATGTCATACATCTTCTTCACGGCATCCTTGATCTTCTTTTTATCAGCTTTGATGTCCACAATGAAAACAAGGGTGTTGTTGTCTTCAATCTTCTTCATCGCAGACTCGGTGGTCAGAGGATACTTTAGAATAGCATACTGGTCAAGTTTGTTCCTTCCAGGTGCACTAACACGAGGATACTTGGGATTTCTATCCTTCTTCAAAGTCTTAGGGCGGTGGAATGTGACTTTTGTCCTAATCTTTTGTGACTTCTTCTTGAAGGTTG
Coding sequences within it:
- the LOC132057189 gene encoding large ribosomal subunit protein uL23 yields the protein MAPKADSTKKSDPKAQAVKAAKAVKSGSTFKKKSQKIRTKVTFHRPKTLKKDRNPKYPRVSAPGRNKLDQYAILKYPLTTESAMKKIEDNNTLVFIVDIKADKKKIKDAVKKMYDIQTKKINTLIRPDGTKKAYVRLTPDYDALDVANKIGII